DNA sequence from the Alphaproteobacteria bacterium genome:
CAGCGCCAGGGCTTTGAGGTTTTCCGCGCTGGTATCGTAATCGCTCATGTTCTTGTTCCTATGCTAAAGCAGCGCCAGGCTGAGTTCGGGCAGCAATACCACGGCGATCAGCACCAGCACCATGATGGCGGCAAACGGCGCCGCGCCGGCGAATATGTCGCCCAGCGATATGCGATCGTCATCCAGCGTCGACTTGATGACGTAGACGGCAATGCCCAAGGGCGGCGTCAGCAGGCCGATCTCGACGGCGATGATGGTGACGATGCCGAACCACACCAGGTCGGCGCCAAAGCCGGTGACGATGGGCAGCACCAGCGGCAGCACGATGAGCATGATCGAGGTCGAATCGAGCACCGTGCCCATGACCAGCACGATGATGATGTAGATGACGAGAAAGCCCGTGAAACCCAGCCCGGCGCTCTCGATGCTGCCGATCAGCCATTGCGGCACTCCCGAGAGCGCCAGCATGCGGGTGTAGATCGAGGCCGAGATGATGAGGAACGAGATCGAAACGGTGACGTGGCCGGTCTCGACCAGCACCTTCCAGAAGCCGGCCAGCGTCAGTTTCCTTTTCGCCAGCGCCAGCAGCAACGCTCCCAACGCCCCCACCGCGCCGGCGTCGGTGGGCGTGAAAAACCCGCCGTAGATGCCGCCCAGCACGATGACGATGAGGCAGACGATGGGCGCCATCTTGGCCAGCATCTCGCCCCAGCCCATTTCCGCGCCCGCGATTGTGCCGCCGCTATCGCCACCGCCCACGAAGGCCGGGAAGCGATGCGCCATGACGACGATCGCCAGGCCATAGGCGATGGAAAGCAGGATTCCCGGGATGACGCCTGCGATAAACAGCGCCCCCACCGATTCCTCGGCCAGGAAACCATAGAGGATGAGCAAAAGACTCGGTGGGATCAGCATGCCCAGCACCGACGATCCCGCCACCACGCCCACGGAAAAGCGCGGCGTGTAGCCCAGCCGCAGCATCTCCGGCACCGCCACCTTGGTGAACACCGCGGCCGAGGCGATGGAGATGCCGGTGATGGCGGCGAAGACGGCGTTGGCTGCCACCGTGGCGATGCCCAGGCCGCCCTTGATGCGATGGAACATGCGGTTGGCCACGTCGAAGGTGTCCTTGCCGATGTCGGAATAGCTGACCAGCAGCCCCATCAGCACAAACAGCGGCACCACGCCGAAGATGTGGTTGGCGATGGAATCGGCAGCGGCCTGGGCCAACAGCTTGCTGGCCACCACGTAGCGGCCTTTGATGGCCAGGACACCGAGGAACGAAAGCAGCGTCAGCGCCACGCCCACATGCATGCCGGCATAGATCAGCACCACCATGCCCACCAGCGAGATGATACCGATTTCGAGGCCGGTCAAATCACGTCCCTGGGCGAACCGCCGCCGCCCCCCCACCCCAACCCTCCCCCGCAGGGGGGGAGGGGGCCGAAATTGGCTGTGGTTCTTAAGTTCTTTCCCTCCCCCTTGATGGGGGAGGGCAGGGAGGGTGTGTTTTCCTTTTTGTTGATCCTCCTCATAGCGGCCGCCACACCCGCCGGGCGTCGGCCCAGGCCAGCAGCAGGAACTGCACGGCCGTGGCGGCGCAGCCCACCAGAATGATCAGCTTGACCGGCCAGATGGGGGCCGTGAAGTCGCCGGCGGCGCCGACGTATTCGTCGATCTCCAGGGCCTTGGTGAAGTAGGGCAGGCTGGCCTGGAAGATGATGGCGAACAGCACCGCCCCGGTCAGGTGGTAGAGCGCCTGCAGCGCATACCCGAGCCGCGGCAGGCGCCGGGTCAGCCGCGTGATCAGGGCATCCGAACGCGTGATGCGCCCGGCCCACAGGGTATGGGCGAGCTGCAGGAAAACGATGGCCACGATCGACATGCTGACGATCTCGGTAACGCCGCGCACCGGCGCCCCGAAGGCCTCGCGGCCGAAGATGTCGGCGTTGATCAACACCATCAGCATGAAGATCCAGGCCGTGCCGATGGCGTTGAGAACGCCGGTCAGGCGGTCGAAGGCCAGCGGTTGCCGGCTCGCCGGGCCTTCGTCAGGCGATTCGGCGCTCAATCAGGCTATTCCGCCGACCAGTCGCGCGGCACCTGGACGCCGGCGTTGGCCAGTCCCTGCATGTAGCCCTTGAGCACGGCCTTGCCGGGCAGGCCCTTCTTCTCCAGGCCGGCGGCCCAGGCCTTGGCGATGTTGGGGATGGCCTGGGCCCAGCGCTTGCGCTCGGCCGCCGGCAGCTCGGCCACCTTGGCGCCCTTTTTGACCATGATGCCCAAGAGCTTGTCGGCCGCCGCCTGCTGGCCCTTGGCGAAGCGCACGTCGTATTCGGCCGAGACCGCCAGGAAGATCTTCTTCATGTCGGCCGGGAAGGAGGCCCAGACGTCCTTGTTGATCGACAGTCCACCGGCGAACTGCGAGCCGAAATTGACCTTGGTGATGTGGGGCGCCACCTCGAAGCATTTGCAGCCCCAGGCGCCGGTGGTGAAGGTCAGCGTGCCGTCGGCGACGCCGGTCTTGATGTCGTTGTAATAGGTCTTGAGATTGCCGGCCACTGCCACCGCACCGGTGCCCTTGATCCAGTTGGCCGAGGGACCCGGGGCCAGGATCTTGCGGCCCTTGAGGTCGTCGATCGAATTGATGGGGAAGGTGGTGAAGATGTGATAGGTGTCGAGTGCCGCGCCGGTCAGCATCATCTGGTTGTACTTGCCCCACGAGGCGCCCATGGCCGGGATGGAATCCTGCAAACCGGCGATGGTCCTGGTCACCAGGCCGATGTCGGAAGTGCCGAAGGGCGAGACGTAGGTGACGTTCTGCAGCGGCAGCTTCGGTGCTTCGAAGATCGAGCCCACGAAGCCGATGTCGACGATGCCCTCCTCGATGGCCTCAAGCACGCCGCCGATCTTGGCCACGGTGCCGCCGTAGGCCTCGGTCCAGGCGATCGAGTGCTTGCCGCCGGCCGCCGCCAGGCGCTTGTCGATCTCGGGGATGTAGAACTCGTGCAGCAGCTTGACCCAGAGGAACACCGGCGGATGCCCGGCCGCCGCGGTGAGCTTGAAGTTCTCGGCTCTTGCCGGTCCGGAAACGGTGATCGCAGCCAATGCCAGCAGCGCCACCGCGCCCTGCATCAGTTTCGTCCTGCCCATTTTTCTTCTCCCTGATTCGGATGCCTGATTGGTCTTCGTTTGAAGACCCGCCCTTCGGGTCATAGTACGTCGGGGCGGGGGACGGTACAATCGAGACCGCCGCCCCCTGGAGTCCGCCATGCCAAGACGCCTCATCGACATCTCCATGCCACTGGAAAACGACGTCAAAAGCGATCCCGAGCCCTTTGGGCCCGAGATCGAGTATCTCGACCACCAAGCCTCGGC
Encoded proteins:
- a CDS encoding TRAP transporter large permease; amino-acid sequence: MTGLEIGIISLVGMVVLIYAGMHVGVALTLLSFLGVLAIKGRYVVASKLLAQAAADSIANHIFGVVPLFVLMGLLVSYSDIGKDTFDVANRMFHRIKGGLGIATVAANAVFAAITGISIASAAVFTKVAVPEMLRLGYTPRFSVGVVAGSSVLGMLIPPSLLLILYGFLAEESVGALFIAGVIPGILLSIAYGLAIVVMAHRFPAFVGGGDSGGTIAGAEMGWGEMLAKMAPIVCLIVIVLGGIYGGFFTPTDAGAVGALGALLLALAKRKLTLAGFWKVLVETGHVTVSISFLIISASIYTRMLALSGVPQWLIGSIESAGLGFTGFLVIYIIIVLVMGTVLDSTSIMLIVLPLVLPIVTGFGADLVWFGIVTIIAVEIGLLTPPLGIAVYVIKSTLDDDRISLGDIFAGAAPFAAIMVLVLIAVVLLPELSLALL
- a CDS encoding TRAP transporter small permease gives rise to the protein MSAESPDEGPASRQPLAFDRLTGVLNAIGTAWIFMLMVLINADIFGREAFGAPVRGVTEIVSMSIVAIVFLQLAHTLWAGRITRSDALITRLTRRLPRLGYALQALYHLTGAVLFAIIFQASLPYFTKALEIDEYVGAAGDFTAPIWPVKLIILVGCAATAVQFLLLAWADARRVWRPL
- a CDS encoding C4-dicarboxylate TRAP transporter substrate-binding protein, with amino-acid sequence MGRTKLMQGAVALLALAAITVSGPARAENFKLTAAAGHPPVFLWVKLLHEFYIPEIDKRLAAAGGKHSIAWTEAYGGTVAKIGGVLEAIEEGIVDIGFVGSIFEAPKLPLQNVTYVSPFGTSDIGLVTRTIAGLQDSIPAMGASWGKYNQMMLTGAALDTYHIFTTFPINSIDDLKGRKILAPGPSANWIKGTGAVAVAGNLKTYYNDIKTGVADGTLTFTTGAWGCKCFEVAPHITKVNFGSQFAGGLSINKDVWASFPADMKKIFLAVSAEYDVRFAKGQQAAADKLLGIMVKKGAKVAELPAAERKRWAQAIPNIAKAWAAGLEKKGLPGKAVLKGYMQGLANAGVQVPRDWSAE